In Motacilla alba alba isolate MOTALB_02 chromosome 2, Motacilla_alba_V1.0_pri, whole genome shotgun sequence, the DNA window tgagttttttcatcttcttctcTTACTCTTGTAAGTGTGAGAGAGCAACTGGAGGTTTGGGGCCCTTGCCACAGGGAGGACCCAGCTGTGCAATCTCAGGCTGCAgggtgctcctggggctcctttCCTGCAGGTCTGTGCTGATGAAGCACCTCTGTGAccaagggaaggagctgcagcaggaggtcAGTACACTTTGGAGCTACACAGCTGATGAAAAGGAGGCTGACTGGATATTCTCCTGGGTACAGGGGAGCCTGGCCCTCCAGCTGAAGGAGGGACAGGCAGTCTCTGCTTATTGGACTGCAAAACAGAGAATGATCCATTCCTGTGTGCAAGAAGCCAAATAGAGGTGTCGTGGATGATCGAGGGGTCCTCGGCAAAactcaaatacaaaaaaaatcacaaaagtgGTGAAAAGCTGCATTAAGAAATTCTCAGTCTCCATAATTGGAGTTATGAACAACAGAACTGGGCTCAGCCCTGAGGAACCTGCTGTAGTTGCATGTGTTTTGAGCAAACAGGTAGATTAGAGgatctccagaggtgccttccaCCACTTTGGATTTGCCATGATTATGCAAGTCTGCtgttccctcttcccttcctttcccctctaGCCCTTGGGCATCTTGCCTTTGGCCACAGGCACTGCCCCCTGCCACAGTGCAGagctctttggaaaaaaatcacaaattgaAACTTGGGCATCTTCCTTTACAATGACAATGTTAGTGGTGGGCAGTAGGATTTTATACAGTATCCTAGAGACCTGAGCAGAATTTCAGGACAGATCAAGGCTGAAAACtgatttccttttctgcctggGGATGATGGGGATTCAATCTTCCCATCACTCCCAGATTTTTGTGGGGTGAACCTTCATGGGTGTTGTACTGGAAATGATCAACAGTGCACTAAAGAGggaactgaagagaaaaactcTGTAGAAGTCCAGTGCTCAGAGCAACCAGGCAGGAGTGTAGAGACCTTGTCATAATCCATGTCCCACTACTTGCATTTTATATTACCTCATTTCTAGCTCAGGTGTGTTCTGACATAAAAGGGCAATGCAAATGTCCTCTTCAAGATGCTTCTTTTTGGTATCTGATGTCACATACATTCTGGAAGCAGCCACTGGGAGGGAGATCCAGCAAGCAGGATCTCCCTCTCTATGGGTACAGGCTGTGAGAGAATACATGGACTGCTTTGCTTTATGTAACTGGAaaaacttcagggaaaaaaaaaaaaagccccagagcCTCAAGAAAACACTATGGTGACTAAATAAACACACACGCACAAAAAACAGGTCAAACTATGAAGCTTCAGATTCAGTGGCCTCCAGTGCTAAGTGATAACTGAGCAGGGATTTTCACGTATTGATCCAGTCACCCAAATCACATTTTTGGTTCTTCATGTTTTCAAATCTAGTATCAGACACCTGAAAATTCAGGCACTCTTGCAGTTATATAGAGCACAGCTGGGTGCCTCATACATCTTGTTCAAAGTCACCTAAGTCCATACGAGAGCTACAAATTCGATGTTATGGTAGATTCACACCTGCAGCCTTGAGCCTTGAAAGCTGCTGTCTCTGATACAAAAATTTGTCTCACTTTCTCACACCTATAAGACAGCTGTCACGGACAGCTGCCACCCACAGAAGAGCTAAATCTCCACCCATACTTTCAGCAGAAGTCTCATCTTGTTACAGCTAGATTTCCTCAGGATGGTTTCGCTCAAAGAATCCTTGCCATTGCTGACTCAGTCCTTTTGTGTGAGATTCAAATAGCTCCTTGTGGTCAGGATCTGGAGGACAAGTACAGCTTGGTTATATCACTGTTTTGATGTTCTGAATATGCATCCAGTGGAAGGCTTTAATGGATTAAGAATGGTTACCCCATGGGTGTAATATTTCCCCACAACACACAGCCCTTGTCACCTTGATTAAGCAATGTCCCTAAGGCTGGTGTGGGTAGAACAATGATCTCGCACCAGCCATGGATCTGCCATGagacaaaacacacaaactGAACAGTTGTACAGATTTCCCCAAAAACTCCCTGTGAGTTCTGTTCTCTCGTTTCTCCCTCTAGCAGACACTACATCTGTTCCTTTAGCAGTTGCTGGCAGAAAAGAcaagccctgctgccagctaaTACTATATGATCTCTGCtgctgaattaattttccacttaaaaattaaattatgggCCAAATCCTCATTGGATTTAATACAGCTATCACCTATTAGGCATCTGATGGTCTGGCCTTTTATAGAGAttattcttcctctttctttgaaGCAAGAACACAACCAGAGTTAGATTTTGATCTGATGTGTGAAGGCagtgaaaatattgttttgtgTCTGATGCATCCATCAGGAGAAATTACAACTTTTTTCCAAAGCTGGAGGAAAACACgctattcaaaaaaaaaacaaaagaaagaaaggttgTAAAAGACACtataaatcttttatttcttttgagttACTATGAAATGCCCTTCATTTTGAAGGAAATGGTACAATCAATGACGTGTACTTCTTTCTCAGGAAAAGAAGATATTTGCACTAACAATTCAACATTTACTGACAAAAGACAGCTTACAGAAAATGCttatggtggaaaaaaaatcatatttgtgATTACACTTCTTATTGTGGATGATTTTATGAAGTGCTACAATGTTAGGAATTTCAAGTGTGCATTTAAAGAAAGCTTCTAATCCAGTATTAATGCAAAGGAATTTAAACCATTTAAACCACCAGTGTTCAAAATCACCCTGATTTCTTCCTATTCACAGTTAAAGAAAAAGCCTAATCTGAAAGTCTAAGCCCATGATATAATACTCCTCACCTTATCACTGCACACTGATTTTTAAGAGTAGTCAAGCATACTCAATTAATTGTAGATTTCTTACAAATAGAAACTCTGGTTGGAAACAACGTATTTTCTACCTCTACTTAGTTATTAGTCTCTGATCACttatacaaaattaaaattttgctttcaaaaaatatttgttcctaCATGGCTGTTAGCTTTATGGTTGGTGCTGTTAATTGTCAGAAAAGCACAAGTGGGAAACCACTCGACAACACACTTCACATACCCAAGGACAGACCTTTGGTACAACTTAAccaaaggagaagaggaaaagaaaaccaccatTACATTCAAAATCTGAAACAGATTAATCACACAATATCACCTATTATAGTACTGAGTGGAATAGTGAAATCAAATGAACAAAAGCAGTTTGCCTACAGTTTCATTTATACAAAACAATTTAAAGTTTACTTCCATAGTCTAGGGTCCTTCAGTCTgaagaatgtatttttccaagtaagaaaatacagattttgaagTAGGTTTTGGGAATTTTCCCCGCCTACTCGGCAACTGCCTACCACATTGGCCAGAGGAGTTCTAGAGTTGCTGTAATCAATACCTTGCATTCACACAGGGTCAGGGATAACAAAATAGTCTTCAGTTTTTGCCTTTGTTCACTGCCACGGAAGGTGAATGTCtaaattgtgtttttaaaattactcaaTCAACGGATAATTGTATGTTTTACTACAATGCCTTTTCCAAGGCATTATTTGCATCAAACACACCAATACTCCAGGGAAATAAGACTGCTCATCTACATTTCCTAGCTGGAGCTACATTTACACATCTGGGGCTCAGCCTTGCCAGCCTTCACATGTGCATATTGATATTCACAGCAGTACATATGCCCAAATGAGTAAATTCATATAGATTAATGTTTGCACAATcaaagggtttttaaaaaaaattatattaactttaaatgttaaaaatgcaaGGGAAAGCTCAAGCATGACAAGACAAAGATACTGGAGGAATCTGCAGCAGATCACCAGCTTATCTTATAACTGCTGTGTAACACACCTCTCACCAAAtcagtgcagctcctgcatttccagagggaaactgaggccaAATTTTGGCAGGGTTCCACAAGTTCTGTTTGGACAAGAGGCCCTTTGAGCAACAGCTTTCACTGCACTACTTATTCTCCCCTGTTGATTATGCAACCTCAGAAGTTCCACACTCCCACCAGAGACATCATATTGAAATTCCAGACCCTCATtcataaagaaatgtaaatattcaCTTAATTTCAAGCACAAGAATAGGCTTACTGATTCTCAAGTGGCCTCAAGTAGGTACAGTCTACTCAAAACTTTAAACTCAATATAGACTTAAGACCTTTGCTGAAGCACAAGCTCTGCAGAAGGAGCACACCTGCATTTCTCTATGTTAAAGCAGATGCAGGGAAGAGCACTTTATCtattcctttctcctctttttttgtgATCCATGTAAAAGTCCTGAAGTAGGTACATACACAAGAGAGTCAGTTTTCCTGggagatcttttttttttttttttttaatcaagctCCAGAAATCCCAAGCTTACTCTGCAGACAGTAACTGAGCAAAGTACAGCAAAGACAAGAAACCAAGCAGCTGAGATGTGCTTCAACAGCAATTTCTGTTCTCACATCCAGGTCATTACAGGACCATGGCTTTAAAACCAGACTGCTTAGAAATGTGTGTGGTGGTGTTTAGTAGCACCTATTAAATAACACTGCCTAATCAACAAGTAGGTGAAAAGGACCTGCCTGTTAAAGATTCAACAGTTGCATCTTTATCTGCTGGAGTAAGAAATCCCTGTATGGAGGTAGCCCTCTTTCagactaaattttaaaaaatgccaagcTTTTCACCCTCCTTTACTTTTACACATAATGGAATGtcaggggaaaataaattccaaaacATAACTTGCAGGGAAACTTTGATTCCAAATATCAAACACCTATatgccagaggagcagagaggttTTATAACACAGCAGAATGCATGCCAAACTCTGCTGTGAGACAAGCTCCTCCTTCACTCTCTGTCCTAGCAAAGCACTGCAAGCTCTGGAATTCTTTGCTAAGGCCTTGTGCCTGTGGGGGAATTTATCCCAAAAGGCATGACCGGTACAGAGAAGCACCAAGACCAGCACAAGACAAGATTTCAGTTGGTCAAAGAAGCTTTGCTTTCCATTCCCAAGCAGATTTGgtccttttttaattaaaacaaacaaacaaaaatcacccaaaaaaaaccaaaacaaaaaaagaaaagagtggGGGGAAAAGAATAGAAAACAAAGCCAGACTATTCAGGATATCTCAGAAGGAGAGAAATGGCTAAGTGTCATAGTTCTGATGTTTcagacacaaaggaaaaatattttcacaactAGTTTACTGTTTAGTACCCTGTAGATACATAATATTTGACAGTTATAGCAGTTTCAATATCTTATGACCTAGAATATACTTTAGAtcatgaatgaaaaataaacccattCAGAGAACTGGAAAATAACGTGCATAACAATATACTTTCAAATGCAAGGTTATGAAGGGTTTCTTTTAAACTTCCAAAAATATCTctaggaaaatattattttacataGCTATATTacacagtgaaataaattttgttatgTACAAGGTTTCAGTATGAAAGAAACCACAGCTAGACATTTGCTCATGGTCTAGATAATCTGTTGTTTCATATCAGTCAGAAGTACAACAGAGAGACTCTCCTTCACTCTTTTTCAGACTGTCTAAGTGATCATTTCAGCTTTCAGTAGTTACTAGTAGTTGTATAAAACCTGTGTGCAGACATCCACATATTAACCCTATCACAATCAGATATGGGTATATATGCTTTCAAAACAAGGTTAGACATCTGCTTGACAACCACTGTAACCTGAGTATAACTCAATTGCATATTGGTGAAAAAACCACACTTGGTGCAGGCACCTGAGCTATAGCATTCTAAGGGAGCTTGGTATTAAACTCTCCCCTGGATTTGTGTTTCACAGGCCAAATTCTAGCTTGTATATTTTAGGCAGAAAACATGACACCACAATCCACTTGGCTCAAATTGGCAAAGTTGCTTCATATAGTCTTGACTAATCAAAAGCTTGTATCTACCTATTCTTAATCAACAAACTTTGCTTCTGTCACAGAGGTGGAAAGGACATGGAGTACTTTGCTATTTGTGGTATAACTGTAAACAGCTTCAGGAAAGACCATATTAATTATGCTTCAAGTTTACATCACACTGTTAGTTTCCATTACTTAAATGAACTCAAGCTTATCTTCAAGTTCACATCATCATACTGGGTTTTAAGGGGAAggcatttttaattagaaactGCCTCCAAATCAGTGCTTGTTCACACACCCCAGATCCCAGGACAAAGATGTGACCGTGCTGCCTGTGTGGGAGATTAGTTCAACAGCTGAATAAAAGTTCAGGAAATATTcagggcaggcagcactgcACTCCTGCTTCCTGAGGGACTTGCACAACTTTGGAGGCATGTCCTCTCCTCTAATGCTATAGCTCAGGTGCATACCatagaaattacaaaaaaaaaaaaaaaaaaaaagaagaaacatgaaaTCCCTAATGAAGCGGAAACTGCTTTGGAACACCCAAGCCCTGTAATGTCTTCCAACCTATGCTTCCTTCCATCACAGCTGCGTTCACTGTGGTGCAGAACCTGTGGCATGCTCACAGCCAGAAGCACCCAGCCAAGAGGTCACCATCTTGAGGGACAGCTGACTCAAGACATACTCTTACACATAAGCAACCTGCCTCTACTGCCTCTGTGTGCATTACAGACATAATCAGGAGCTCTGCCACTTGCTTTAGGAGAAGTCAAGGCAGCCTGCAAtgagccctgacacagctcaaCATCTGCCCCTAAGGAGTCCGAACACACACCAGTGTGCAGAGTGcaacggggggggggggggggggggggcaaaCTTTCTTCCCCGGGACCTGTTGGCAACAAATACATCttctgtccccaaagccacaTGCTGATGGCAAAGGAGAAGGTCCCCCAGCCCACCTACAACCTCCTATCAATTAAGAAGGCACCAGGCACATCAAACCCATTCATTAAAATCAGTGGAGATTTCTGCCTTACGCGTTCTGAGGCACTGGTTACCAAACCCACAAAGCCTTTAaccaggtgaggagcagctccttgcAATACCAAGAGAAGCCACAGCTGAAGAGAAACAGtagcagagaagggaaaacaacatCCTCATGTTCAGAGCTACATGGTCATGTCCTGGAAGTTGTTGGCTACTTCTTAATGGCATTAAATACTAATAACTTCTGCTGATAAGTAGATGTCAAAGGCATATAGCATCTTGTAGGGTCAGGCCTACTGGCAGATGGTTGAGGAAAAGGCTATGTGCGAATATGgcaaagaggaagggaaagaagtgAGAGGAGAGGGGTAGAATTGCCCTGAGTTTTATCCTCTACAAATAAGTCAGGGGTTTTATCATCAAGCACTGAAGGAGTTAAGCACTAAAGCACAGACACTTAAGCAgctttcccccttcctttcaCATGTGATTGGAATGAAGCTGCACCGAAGCAGCCCAAAGGGCTTATAACAGCTCAATTTCGCAGCCTTCAGTTTTAATCCCCATCACCCAGGCTAAGCAGAATGGTGGTGCTGAGGCTGCTACTCCACGGCAGTCTGAGCACCTGGATGATGATGgtcttcatcctcctcttcctcctctgcagcctgcaggtgGCTGGAGAGCTCCTGGATCACAGCAGCCCTACCGATCTGGtcatttctcctcttctccatgATGAGATCCTCCAGGCTCTGAAACTCCAGCGTGTGGCTGCGCTTGTCCCCCAGCCGGATCTGCAATCGGTAGGGCTGCTTGCCTATGCGCAGCTCCCCGCCGATTTTAAACTCTCGCTTGCCGTATCGGCACCAGGCAGCAAAACACTCCGAGTTTCTCCAGCTCAAGTCCCGATCCTTGCAAcccacctgctccagggcaTTGCGCACCACCACGGCCGGGCTGAGGGGTTTGTAGCGGTACAGCTGGTTGGCAATGCGGCCGCGTCTGCCCTGGCTGGCATCGGTGAGGAAGCTGTTCACCACCTCCAGCCGATGGAGGTGCACGACTTGAAAATCCCCCACATAGACCACCCAGTGCGGATACTGGGCTTGGCACACGAACTCCACCAGGTCACCTGGCTTACACCTATTCAGCAGGTTCTCCGGGGTGTAGGTGCTCAGATGCCCCCCACCTCCTTCATCACCCTCCTCTAGCTGCGTGTCCTCCTCTGAAAAGCT includes these proteins:
- the LRATD2 gene encoding protein LRATD2, whose product is MGNQVEKLTHLNYKEVPTADPTGMDRDEGPRIGVSYIFSNDDDELEQQQDSVHDLGGENPALQPYDPQLHEVECSVYYRDECIYQKSFSEEDTQLEEGDEGGGGHLSTYTPENLLNRCKPGDLVEFVCQAQYPHWVVYVGDFQVVHLHRLEVVNSFLTDASQGRRGRIANQLYRYKPLSPAVVVRNALEQVGCKDRDLSWRNSECFAAWCRYGKREFKIGGELRIGKQPYRLQIRLGDKRSHTLEFQSLEDLIMEKRRNDQIGRAAVIQELSSHLQAAEEEEEDEDHHHPGAQTAVE